From the genome of Elusimicrobiota bacterium, one region includes:
- a CDS encoding ZIP family metal transporter, whose translation MKILFFYSVIAFLTTLSGSLLPMLKEEWTKKHLWRLLAFGSGVLLGIAFLKLLPEAFSLAGNTAGLSILTTFVLLFAAENVTMVHTCEEFLEPPKSPLMPISALAALSLHAGIDGMAIGVGLRQNVLLGSVISLGVILHKFSDGLTLTSLLRAAGYSRFMECILAVALAFSTPLGAFASFLWAGPQSSTVIGIVLGVAAGSFIYIGAADLLPRLHDAHDRYCLFFFVLGIVVIGFFA comes from the coding sequence ATGAAAATACTTTTCTTTTACAGCGTCATCGCTTTTCTAACAACCCTCTCCGGTAGTTTACTGCCCATGCTCAAAGAGGAGTGGACTAAAAAGCATCTTTGGCGCCTGCTCGCTTTCGGGTCCGGAGTCCTTCTCGGGATTGCTTTCCTTAAACTGCTGCCGGAAGCCTTTTCACTGGCAGGGAACACCGCTGGATTGTCCATTCTGACGACGTTCGTCCTTCTTTTCGCGGCGGAAAATGTGACGATGGTTCACACCTGCGAAGAGTTTCTGGAACCTCCGAAATCGCCCCTGATGCCGATCAGCGCTCTAGCGGCGCTGTCCCTGCACGCGGGCATCGACGGCATGGCTATCGGCGTCGGGCTTCGTCAGAACGTCCTGCTGGGGAGTGTGATTTCGCTCGGCGTGATTCTGCATAAATTCTCGGATGGCCTTACCTTGACGAGCCTTCTGCGCGCCGCAGGTTACTCCAGATTCATGGAATGTATTCTGGCCGTTGCCCTGGCATTTTCCACGCCGCTCGGCGCTTTCGCCAGCTTTCTCTGGGCCGGACCGCAATCCTCGACGGTGATCGGCATTGTTCTGGGCGTGGCCGCCGGCTCCTTCATCTACATCGGCGCCGCCGACCTCTTACCGCGGCTTCATGATGCCCACGACCGGTACTGTCTGTTCTTTTTTGTGCTTGGAATTGTGGTCATTGGTTTTTTCGCCTGA
- a CDS encoding TIGR03545 family protein gives MIRRKTVLPTLILLLVGFLLAVFCLDPFAKWAMIKGGQSVFGARVSIDSVTLSLRHSSLRIRTLAVADKSEPMKNLFQFDEAVFAFRTLPLLEKKVIIDDASLKGLRFGTPRKTSGALWREETRPGFVAKAAGKLWGQVETVSLQKFEGAKQRVDPKTLVNPDKLASMKAAEKTKEQIQKLPEDLQKQINQLNVSQRTDALQKRIQALGQGGNDPSALLQKAGEVKTLQTDLRTLKIDVATAQSSVTERIQSAQGLIEDVKKAREEDWKNLRSTLSLPTLDKETMANALFGPSVAQWMERLLGWIQTARQYMPSKPQSPPPPPRGRGRTIEFPRHNVLPRFLLVKAELSGEIGQERPFGFLGTLTGVTTNPALYGKPATFDLQGSRDGCLLAAKGVLNHIHDTPMDSLQITYDGFSLKDLSFGQAHSMAFGLRQGTGRTRAVAIIQGDKLIGSADVQASNLVLDPHIDFQSSSAMAQRAAQAVTSSLSAVKSLTVGVGLSGTLEAPQFTVTSNIGGVVADAMKNALGSELASQEKALRAELDRQTDGKIKELQGMANDLSQKYLSQFSANNKVIDNLLNQVKTQAAHSVPGLGAKPLDSFKGLFGH, from the coding sequence ATGATCCGCCGGAAAACCGTTCTCCCAACGCTGATTCTGCTGCTGGTCGGCTTCCTCCTGGCGGTATTCTGTCTCGATCCCTTCGCCAAATGGGCGATGATCAAAGGCGGTCAGAGCGTTTTCGGCGCCCGCGTGTCGATCGATTCCGTGACGCTCAGCCTCCGTCACAGCTCCCTGCGCATTCGAACCCTGGCGGTGGCGGACAAATCCGAACCGATGAAGAATTTATTCCAGTTTGATGAAGCGGTTTTCGCCTTTCGAACGCTTCCGCTTCTGGAAAAGAAAGTCATTATTGATGATGCCTCGTTGAAGGGACTGCGGTTCGGGACTCCGCGAAAAACATCGGGAGCGCTCTGGCGGGAAGAGACCCGCCCCGGCTTTGTGGCCAAGGCCGCCGGCAAGCTCTGGGGACAAGTTGAGACGGTTTCCCTTCAGAAGTTTGAAGGCGCGAAGCAGAGGGTGGATCCAAAAACCCTCGTCAATCCGGACAAGCTCGCCTCGATGAAAGCGGCGGAGAAAACCAAAGAACAAATTCAGAAGCTCCCGGAGGATCTCCAGAAACAGATCAATCAGCTCAATGTCTCCCAGCGGACCGACGCGCTGCAGAAACGCATCCAGGCGCTCGGTCAGGGCGGAAATGATCCGTCGGCTCTCCTTCAAAAGGCCGGGGAAGTGAAAACGCTTCAAACGGACCTGCGAACCCTTAAGATCGACGTGGCGACGGCCCAGTCCAGCGTGACGGAGCGCATTCAGTCGGCTCAGGGCCTGATTGAAGACGTCAAAAAAGCACGGGAAGAAGACTGGAAGAATTTACGTTCGACGCTTTCGCTTCCGACGCTGGATAAAGAAACCATGGCGAACGCGCTATTCGGTCCGTCGGTTGCGCAATGGATGGAGCGGCTGCTGGGTTGGATTCAAACCGCCCGGCAGTACATGCCGTCCAAACCCCAAAGTCCTCCGCCGCCGCCCCGCGGACGCGGCCGCACTATCGAATTTCCCCGGCACAACGTGCTGCCGCGCTTCCTGCTGGTGAAAGCGGAACTGTCGGGCGAAATCGGACAGGAACGGCCGTTTGGATTTTTAGGAACACTCACCGGCGTGACCACCAATCCAGCGCTCTACGGCAAACCGGCCACGTTTGATCTTCAGGGATCCCGAGACGGCTGTCTGCTAGCCGCGAAAGGGGTTCTCAACCACATTCACGATACCCCGATGGATTCCCTTCAGATCACTTACGACGGCTTCTCTCTCAAGGATTTGTCCTTCGGGCAAGCCCACTCGATGGCTTTTGGACTTCGCCAGGGGACCGGCCGGACACGCGCCGTGGCGATCATCCAAGGGGACAAATTGATCGGCAGCGCGGATGTGCAGGCCAGCAACCTCGTTTTGGACCCGCACATTGATTTTCAATCCAGCTCAGCGATGGCTCAGCGGGCGGCCCAGGCTGTGACGTCGTCTCTGTCCGCCGTAAAATCACTGACGGTCGGCGTCGGCCTTTCCGGCACGCTGGAGGCTCCGCAGTTTACCGTCACCTCGAACATCGGAGGCGTTGTGGCTGACGCGATGAAGAACGCTCTGGGTTCGGAACTGGCCTCTCAGGAAAAGGCTCTGCGCGCGGAACTGGATCGTCAGACGGATGGGAAAATCAAGGAACTGCAGGGCATGGCCAACGATTTAAGCCAGAAATATCTTTCTCAGTTCTCCGCCAACAACAAGGTCATCGATAATCTGCTGAACCAGGTGAAAACTCAAGCCGCACATTCCGTCCCCGGCCTCGGCGCCAAACCCCTCGACTCCTTCAAGGGTCTCTTCGGCCATTAA
- a CDS encoding endonuclease Q family protein, translating to MELMADLHIHSYLSRACSRDLHPESLYRWCQLKGITILGTGDFTHPAWLRKLREKLTPAEPGLFRLKSEIEKAVDPKLPPSCRAPVRFLLEVEISCIYKKGNRVRKVHLLVFVPSFEAAAVLNARLEKIGNIRSDGRPILGLDARHLLEIVLEVSDQAVLIPAHAWTPHFGIFGSASGFDSLEECFDDLTPHIFAIETGLSSDPAMNWQLSQLDRLALISNSDAHSPEKLGREANRLQTELSYQGIFSAIRERDPARFLGTLEFFPEEGKYHVDGHRSCETRLSPEETRRHQGLCPRCHKPVTVGVLHRVEKLADRKPGQRPPGKPGYESLIPLKEILSQTLQVGSSSKKVDQAYHRLLNRFGNEFHILRHLPFESLETEGFPLLALAIRRMRQRDVRVQPGYDGEFGRVSLLNPEDFGGRD from the coding sequence ATGGAACTGATGGCCGACCTCCATATTCATTCGTATCTCTCCCGCGCCTGCAGCCGGGACCTTCATCCGGAGTCCCTTTACCGGTGGTGCCAGCTCAAGGGAATCACAATTCTGGGAACCGGTGATTTTACCCATCCGGCCTGGCTGCGGAAGCTTCGGGAAAAACTGACGCCGGCGGAACCTGGGCTTTTCCGGCTCAAAAGCGAAATCGAGAAGGCGGTTGATCCGAAACTCCCCCCCTCGTGCCGGGCCCCGGTCCGTTTCCTGCTCGAGGTAGAAATCAGCTGCATCTACAAGAAGGGTAACCGGGTCCGGAAGGTTCATCTGCTGGTGTTTGTCCCCTCCTTTGAGGCCGCGGCGGTGCTGAATGCCCGGCTTGAAAAAATCGGCAACATCCGCTCCGACGGGCGCCCGATTCTCGGATTGGACGCCAGGCATTTGCTGGAGATCGTTCTGGAGGTGTCCGATCAGGCGGTCCTGATCCCGGCGCATGCCTGGACGCCGCACTTCGGCATCTTTGGTTCAGCGTCGGGTTTTGATTCGCTCGAAGAGTGCTTCGACGATCTGACGCCGCATATTTTTGCGATTGAAACCGGTCTCTCGTCCGATCCTGCGATGAACTGGCAGTTATCCCAGCTGGATCGTCTGGCCCTGATTTCGAACTCGGATGCGCACTCGCCCGAGAAACTCGGGCGGGAAGCCAATCGGCTCCAGACCGAGCTCTCCTATCAAGGGATTTTCAGCGCGATCCGGGAACGAGATCCGGCGCGGTTCCTGGGGACTTTGGAATTCTTCCCGGAAGAGGGCAAGTATCATGTCGACGGCCACCGTTCGTGCGAAACGCGGCTGTCTCCGGAGGAAACCCGTCGCCATCAGGGGCTTTGTCCCCGTTGCCACAAGCCTGTAACCGTGGGTGTTCTTCACCGGGTGGAAAAACTGGCGGATCGGAAGCCCGGACAACGGCCGCCTGGAAAGCCCGGTTACGAGAGTCTCATCCCGCTCAAAGAAATTTTATCGCAAACGCTTCAGGTGGGTTCCAGCAGCAAGAAAGTCGATCAAGCCTATCACCGGTTACTGAACCGGTTCGGCAATGAGTTCCATATTCTGCGTCACCTGCCTTTCGAGAGCCTTGAGACCGAGGGATTCCCTCTCCTGGCCCTGGCGATCCGCCGGATGCGCCAGAGAGACGTCCGCGTCCAACCGGGTTACGACGGCGAATTCGGCCGGGTCAGTCTTCTTAACCCAGAGGATTTCGGCGGGAGGGATTGA
- a CDS encoding thiazole synthase translates to MQDLPLVIAGKTYTSRLILGTGKYKTFELMRQALEAAEPAMVTVAIRRVDLNDRSSQSFWSYLPKGLPILPNTAGCYTADDAIRTAHLAREMLETDLIKLEVIGDPKSLFPDVEATLQATKILVKEGFTVLPYTSDDPIIARRLEEAGAATIMPLAAPIGSGQGILNPLPVRLILEQSKVPVIVDAGVGTASDAAVAMELGAAAVLMNTAVAEAQDPVQMARAMKLGVEAGRLAYLSGRMPKKQLASPSSPVAGTVTPVSR, encoded by the coding sequence ATGCAAGATTTACCGCTTGTCATTGCCGGGAAAACATATACATCCCGCCTTATTTTAGGAACAGGAAAGTACAAAACATTTGAGTTGATGCGCCAAGCGCTGGAAGCGGCTGAACCCGCCATGGTGACCGTGGCGATCCGCCGGGTGGATCTGAACGATCGATCGTCCCAATCGTTCTGGAGCTACCTCCCCAAAGGCCTGCCGATCCTGCCGAACACCGCCGGATGCTATACAGCGGACGACGCCATCCGGACCGCGCATCTGGCGAGGGAAATGCTTGAAACTGATTTGATAAAGCTTGAAGTGATCGGCGACCCTAAAAGCCTTTTTCCGGACGTTGAAGCCACGCTGCAGGCCACAAAAATTCTGGTTAAAGAAGGCTTCACGGTTCTCCCCTACACGAGTGATGATCCCATCATCGCCCGGCGTCTTGAAGAAGCCGGAGCGGCCACGATCATGCCTTTGGCCGCCCCGATTGGAAGCGGGCAGGGGATATTGAACCCTCTGCCGGTACGGCTGATTCTCGAACAATCCAAAGTACCTGTGATTGTGGATGCCGGCGTGGGAACGGCTTCAGACGCGGCGGTGGCGATGGAACTGGGAGCGGCGGCAGTTCTGATGAATACCGCTGTGGCGGAGGCGCAAGATCCGGTTCAAATGGCCCGCGCCATGAAACTGGGGGTTGAAGCCGGCCGTCTGGCGTATCTCTCCGGCCGAATGCCTAAGAAGCAACTCGCATCGCCGTCTAGCCCGGTGGCCGGGACGGTGACGCCCGTTTCACGATAA
- a CDS encoding TIGR03546 family protein gives MLFWIKYLKGLLQTLNDDVSPNEIAAGVVFGVMIGLIPKGNLLALSLSILIMIFRVNAGMAGAAIVVFSILGHLTDPFCEKFGFWLLSGVPLFKGFWTFLYNTPIIPFTSFNNTLVMGNFAVGLLLALPVFFGMRAFVVTYRTRYRERVMQWKIMKFLKIHEFFDLYHRWVQRP, from the coding sequence ATGTTATTCTGGATCAAATATCTCAAAGGACTGCTTCAAACCCTGAACGACGACGTCTCTCCCAATGAAATCGCCGCGGGCGTTGTGTTTGGCGTCATGATCGGACTGATTCCCAAGGGCAACCTGTTGGCGCTCTCCTTGTCGATCCTCATTATGATCTTCCGCGTCAACGCCGGCATGGCCGGGGCGGCCATTGTCGTGTTTTCGATTCTGGGACACCTCACGGATCCTTTCTGTGAAAAGTTTGGATTCTGGCTTCTCTCGGGCGTTCCGCTATTCAAAGGCTTCTGGACTTTTCTCTACAATACCCCGATTATTCCTTTTACATCTTTCAACAATACCCTCGTGATGGGGAATTTCGCCGTTGGCCTTCTTCTGGCCCTGCCGGTCTTTTTCGGCATGCGCGCATTCGTAGTCACCTATCGAACCCGCTACCGGGAGCGGGTGATGCAGTGGAAAATCATGAAATTTCTGAAGATTCACGAGTTTTTTGACCTCTACCATCGATGGGTTCAGCGCCCATGA
- a CDS encoding DUF167 domain-containing protein translates to MTSSRTPSRFLKIKVRAGSKRNQIQATGPDSFLIEVKAPASDGRANTAALNLLSQTLTLPTGKLWIVKGAHSPAKIVAVL, encoded by the coding sequence ATGACGTCCTCCCGCACGCCGTCACGCTTTCTCAAAATCAAGGTCCGCGCGGGAAGTAAACGAAACCAGATTCAGGCGACCGGACCGGATTCCTTTCTGATTGAAGTCAAAGCCCCGGCCAGCGACGGCCGGGCGAACACCGCTGCGTTAAACCTCCTGAGCCAGACCCTGACCCTCCCAACGGGAAAATTGTGGATTGTGAAGGGAGCTCATTCGCCAGCCAAAATCGTGGCTGTGCTATAA
- the thiS gene encoding sulfur carrier protein ThiS, whose translation MKITLNGETKELSGPMTVQQLLDSLQIQTGRVACEVNLKIVKRAFYAGTPLKEGDTVEVIQAIGGG comes from the coding sequence ATGAAAATCACTCTCAACGGGGAAACCAAAGAGCTGAGCGGGCCAATGACCGTCCAACAGCTTTTGGACTCCTTGCAGATCCAGACCGGACGCGTAGCCTGTGAGGTCAATTTAAAAATCGTTAAACGCGCTTTTTATGCGGGGACCCCGCTGAAAGAAGGGGATACCGTCGAAGTTATTCAGGCCATCGGGGGAGGCTAA
- a CDS encoding alpha/beta fold hydrolase, protein MGVRLNGLTFFYATQGHPSAVPLIFLHGFPFNHTMWQPQFDFLKKDCRVIAYDQRGHGQSETGNGPFTLEFLVDDFFALLDVLTIPKAIVCGLSMGGYVALRAIERDPSRFQALVLCDTRSEADSNEAKIKRASQIKTIQKDGVSVFAEEFLKGLFAPESFRARPEVIDNVRQMIRKNSPLGICGTLLALASRTDTTPSLAAIQVPTLILVGEKDGMTPPSAAGAMQQQIRGSKMHMIPGAGHMSNLENPADFNRHVSEFVLSLR, encoded by the coding sequence ATGGGCGTTCGTCTCAATGGTTTAACGTTTTTCTACGCTACTCAAGGTCATCCCTCGGCTGTCCCGCTGATTTTCCTTCACGGATTTCCTTTTAACCACACGATGTGGCAACCGCAATTTGATTTTCTCAAAAAGGATTGCCGCGTCATCGCCTACGACCAACGCGGGCACGGCCAAAGCGAAACCGGCAACGGGCCGTTCACGCTCGAATTTCTGGTGGATGATTTCTTCGCGTTATTGGACGTTTTGACGATCCCCAAAGCGATTGTCTGCGGCCTTTCCATGGGCGGCTATGTTGCCCTCAGAGCCATCGAGCGAGACCCCAGCCGTTTTCAAGCCCTTGTCCTCTGCGATACGCGCAGCGAAGCCGATTCCAACGAAGCCAAAATCAAGCGTGCTTCCCAGATCAAGACGATTCAGAAAGACGGAGTCTCTGTTTTTGCGGAAGAGTTTCTTAAAGGACTTTTTGCGCCAGAAAGCTTTCGCGCGCGGCCGGAGGTTATCGATAACGTCCGCCAAATGATCCGGAAAAATTCACCTCTTGGAATTTGCGGCACCCTTCTGGCACTCGCTTCGCGGACGGATACCACCCCGTCACTGGCCGCCATCCAGGTCCCCACTTTGATTTTAGTGGGTGAGAAAGACGGAATGACACCCCCTTCCGCGGCCGGCGCCATGCAACAACAGATTCGAGGATCAAAAATGCATATGATCCCGGGTGCCGGACACATGAGCAACCTCGAAAACCCGGCAGACTTTAACCGCCACGTAAGCGAGTTTGTCCTGTCTCTCCGATGA
- the rpmB gene encoding 50S ribosomal protein L28: MALRCVVCGKGPVAGKSISHSHKTSNRRFLPNVHKVKVLLNGRPQRVKVCSRCLRSRKVSKVGPRQLSAA; the protein is encoded by the coding sequence ATGGCGTTACGCTGTGTCGTTTGTGGCAAAGGACCTGTGGCTGGAAAATCGATCAGTCATTCTCATAAAACGTCCAACCGGCGTTTCCTGCCGAATGTTCATAAGGTCAAAGTTCTGCTGAACGGGCGTCCTCAGCGGGTGAAAGTCTGCTCGCGTTGCCTGCGTTCCCGCAAAGTCAGCAAAGTCGGTCCTCGACAACTTTCCGCCGCTTAA
- the recG gene encoding ATP-dependent DNA helicase RecG — protein sequence MSPVILADSVGQSKSRPLQYLKGVGPVRAQVLAERGIVEKEDLITTFPRAWEDRRFLHTIRHAPMGEKIALRAQVQRADFSTTRKNLGVAIATLDDATGTLQAVWFKKLNPRYDVFSSLQKALQPGRWVAVFGLLEWGLAGRQIRVEEMSVCTGLKGTLEGEEAFHFDRIVPLYTAPEGISERLLRTLIGRVLSNLAYPVIDLVPEWLRRKNAGIKKTWALQKIHFPASLVEKEKARQALAFEEFFVLETALGLLRTAIKKDPKPHRYELQRKILTPFRENLGFDFTQAQKRVIRDVFDDMMSPFPMNRLLQGDVGSGKTLVALSAMLLAVENGGQAVLMAPTEILAEQHALTLSRFLQGLPVRSCLITGRQTPAQRRACLQDIAAGRMDLVIGTHALIEKPVQFSRLMLAVIDEQHRFGVEHRSLLRQKGTSPDVLVMTATPIPRTLALTLYGDLDVSILDELPPGRTPIDTLHVSEPEAYARIREAVSRNRQAYIVFPLVTESDKLELKAAVQEATSLRQSVFRDLRVGLLHGQMPSKDKDAMMQRFRRQELDILIATSIIEVGIDIPNATVMAIQHAERFGLSTLHQLRGRVGRGTSRSQCLLIADPRTDEARRRIEIMTVTTDGFRLSEEDLALRGPGEVMGVQQHGLPVFKVGHLIDDARLIQEARVAAQEMLKQDPSLRRADHQPIRQAVQRDYASRWRLGSTG from the coding sequence TTGAGCCCCGTTATTTTGGCAGATTCCGTCGGACAAAGCAAGAGCCGCCCGCTTCAATACCTGAAGGGCGTCGGCCCGGTCCGCGCGCAGGTCCTGGCGGAACGAGGCATTGTGGAAAAGGAGGACTTGATCACCACCTTTCCACGCGCCTGGGAGGACCGGCGATTTCTCCATACCATCCGGCATGCCCCGATGGGGGAGAAAATCGCCCTTCGCGCTCAAGTGCAACGGGCGGATTTCTCCACCACCCGCAAAAATCTCGGGGTGGCCATCGCCACCCTGGACGATGCAACGGGGACCCTCCAGGCGGTCTGGTTTAAAAAATTAAATCCACGGTATGACGTTTTTTCGTCCCTGCAGAAAGCCTTGCAACCCGGACGTTGGGTGGCGGTCTTCGGCCTTCTGGAATGGGGGCTTGCCGGACGGCAAATCCGGGTTGAAGAGATGTCTGTATGCACCGGTTTGAAAGGAACTCTCGAGGGAGAGGAGGCCTTCCACTTTGACCGGATCGTTCCTCTTTATACCGCTCCGGAAGGAATCAGCGAACGCCTGCTGCGAACCCTCATCGGCCGCGTTCTATCCAACCTCGCCTATCCGGTCATCGATCTGGTCCCTGAATGGCTCCGGCGAAAAAATGCTGGGATCAAAAAAACTTGGGCTCTCCAGAAGATCCATTTTCCCGCTTCTCTCGTTGAAAAAGAAAAGGCCCGGCAGGCGCTGGCCTTTGAAGAGTTCTTTGTTCTTGAAACCGCTCTCGGCCTTTTACGAACGGCGATCAAAAAAGACCCTAAACCCCATCGGTACGAACTGCAACGAAAAATCCTGACCCCTTTTCGCGAAAATCTTGGCTTTGACTTCACCCAGGCTCAAAAACGCGTGATTCGGGACGTCTTCGATGACATGATGTCGCCTTTCCCGATGAATCGCCTCCTGCAGGGAGATGTCGGAAGCGGCAAAACGCTGGTCGCGCTTTCCGCCATGCTTCTGGCGGTTGAAAACGGAGGGCAGGCCGTTCTCATGGCCCCGACAGAAATTCTGGCGGAGCAACACGCCTTGACCCTTTCTCGCTTCCTTCAAGGATTGCCGGTTCGCTCCTGCCTGATCACCGGCCGCCAAACACCAGCCCAACGCCGGGCCTGCCTGCAGGACATCGCAGCCGGACGGATGGATCTGGTCATCGGCACGCACGCCTTGATTGAAAAACCTGTTCAATTTTCACGACTCATGCTGGCTGTCATTGACGAGCAACATCGGTTCGGTGTCGAACATCGCAGCCTTTTGCGACAAAAAGGCACATCGCCGGATGTGCTGGTGATGACAGCGACTCCCATTCCGCGAACTTTAGCTTTGACGCTTTATGGAGATTTGGACGTTTCCATCCTGGATGAGTTGCCGCCGGGCCGGACACCCATCGATACGCTCCATGTGTCGGAACCGGAGGCCTATGCACGCATTCGCGAGGCGGTTTCCCGAAATCGCCAGGCCTATATTGTTTTCCCGTTGGTAACGGAATCAGACAAACTGGAGTTGAAAGCCGCTGTTCAAGAAGCCACGTCGCTACGCCAATCGGTCTTTCGAGATTTACGGGTTGGATTGCTGCATGGGCAAATGCCCAGCAAAGATAAGGACGCGATGATGCAGCGCTTTCGAAGGCAGGAGTTGGATATCCTGATCGCCACTTCCATTATCGAAGTGGGGATCGATATCCCCAACGCGACCGTAATGGCGATTCAGCATGCCGAGCGATTTGGGTTATCAACGCTCCATCAGCTCAGAGGCCGCGTCGGGCGGGGGACCAGCCGTTCCCAGTGCCTGCTCATCGCGGATCCGCGCACGGATGAGGCCCGGCGGCGGATTGAAATCATGACGGTGACGACCGATGGTTTCCGGCTGAGTGAAGAAGATCTCGCGCTTCGGGGGCCCGGAGAGGTGATGGGGGTGCAGCAACATGGGCTTCCCGTGTTCAAAGTGGGGCATCTGATCGACGATGCCCGGCTCATTCAGGAAGCGCGCGTAGCCGCGCAGGAAATGCTCAAACAGGACCCATCGCTTCGACGGGCCGACCATCAACCCATCCGGCAAGCCGTTCAGCGAGACTACGCCAGCCGGTGGCGCCTCGGATCCACCGGATGA